A segment of the Salminus brasiliensis chromosome 1, fSalBra1.hap2, whole genome shotgun sequence genome:
AATTTCAACAACTCCTGTATGCTGTATTGTTGCATTTAATTTGCAAACCTCACACTTATTTATTCCAGTCTGAGCAGATGAGAACTACTGTGATTCGTTTGTGCTGAACCTGTCTGAAGAATATTACTCACAATTTCATAATAGACACATGGCACAACCCCTTTTCCATCCCTCAGAAGGAAGTTCTTAGCACCATATTTCCCTACTGTAACAGCAGAGTCAAGAGTGGCTGTAACAACAGACAATATTGTCTGACAAGGGCGCACAGAGTAACATCCTTACTAAATAAAAGTCCactatgataataataatcgcCTATTTTACAGACGTGATCAATCTAATCTGGCGGACTAATTAGCTACCTAGTTAGTAATACTTACCAAAAATCTCAAACAACATAGGCACTTTGTCCTTGAACTGGCTCCAGTGTTGCATACCCTGGATAACAGCTGTGAGAATTCGCAGGGAGTTCTTGGTTTCTGGCTTTGCCTCTGAAACTGTGGATTTCTATAATTAAATTAAGAATGATCAGTACAACTGCAAAGAAAATTTGATTTCTGAAGGATTAATCCTGTATGTAGTTCAGGTGCACATTTTGTgttacaaaaatgtataaattatcACACTAACTGTTGCACATTATCCACCCTATTTTCCTTTAAACAATGGGAGTAGCCATTTTTGCTCATTTTGTGTAGAACGTGTGTAGAACGATTATAttatgctcagttagagggtgtCACAATAACTGGAAGAAGAGCAGAATTTCGCTCAAACAACACGACACAAAAAGATTTGAGTGTTGTGGAACACCATATAACTTAAATCCACTGCCttccaaagaagaaaaaatgcaCTTATGGTTGGCTTCTTAATTATGAAGCTCAGATGAAGAGGAAATATTGGGTGCTTTTGAGGCTCCTAGGAAAGTTAGAGCTTAGGCTAACGTCTTACTTGACAGCCTCACAAACACCCGACGCGTCCGCTTAATCTGAGCTTCATAACcaagcctttttttatttttaggaagGATGTTCTGATGCTAAATTCCCCTCCACAAAATTGTAAGAGCAGACGTATGGTTGTTGAGTGGATGTTTTAGATTTAGCTTCTTCAACCAAGGATGCAGCTCTATTTCTTTGGATCTGGTGCCCTCCGATACTTTTGTGTCTGCTTTCAAAGTCAGTCAGCTACGCTCTTAATAGCTCCAAATGGCAATAAATAGCCTCTTTGCATGTTAGGTTTCCGCAGTGTGCAACTTTATGTCCTAAGCAGTAGCCTACTTCAGACTCATTTACTTCAAATATGATACAACCTTAAACAATTTGCAATACAAAATGATCGGAAATTCTAACACAAAAGCAGGAGATAAaaaaggtttgtgtggtgaaatAATGTGTACAGGCATTAATGTTTGCCaaatttcaaatcaaatcaaagttaAAATGGTTCACCTGTTGTTGCAGACTGTTCTCACTGCCTGAAATGCCAAAAGTATCCTCAACCCACATCCCAGCACTCGTATGTCCAACAGATTTAAATTTCCACTGGGTATTCTGACTCTGAGGCCCAGGTCCCTGGCTGTGTGATGGAGCGGGCACAAGCTTCTGAGTGTTGAAAGACGCTCTGGGTGGATTGGTCTGTCTGCTGAAAGACTGCTGCTTCACGGGTTGCTTGCCATTGAATGGTCTAAGCTGGGCCTGATTGGTTCCACTGACGCTAGAAAATCCATCCAGCCTGCAGTTCTGAGCTGTTGCCATGGAACCCTGTCTATTTGGATGTCTCTGCATCTCTGTATTTGACCTGAAAGTACAAATTCAAGAGGCAAATAGGAAAATATTGCAAAAGATGCATTTTTTctcaatttatttttttgattcTACTTAAGCATGCGTTCATAAACATTGTATAATGCCAGTTCTGCATTTACCTATTATAGGTGGGTTTGTGTGGGTGAGGTATAGGTGCACATCCTTGTCCTGTTGAGAAAGATGAGGTAGTGGGCCATGCTTTGGCTTGCTCGGGTTGTAGGTTGGCTCGCTGGTTCCATTCACTCCTCTGGGTTAAAGGCACTCGATTTGTTGAGGCCTGGGCATACCCTATGCTACCTAAACAAAACGATCACAACCTTTTTTCTTCAAAAGGTAATATCAAATACAGCACATCTGTTGCTATCGACTTTTTTGTTGAAGCGGGCAGCTACACCTAGTGATTTAGTGCTATCTATGAGTTAACTGATCACTAATCAAAgcactacataaaaacacacacgctatttgtttattttatatatatatatgtatgtatgtatgtatgtatgtacttaCTACCAGAGTACATTTCATTCTCAGAGGGATTTGAGGTCAAAGGCAGTCTGCTCCGTTTCTTCTGGTTAAACAGTGGTACAGACAAGCAGCCTgtacataaacacataaataaacactttcatttgaaaaaacaaacaggtaaaacacaacaaacactaaaactataaaaaataaacgAGCTCTAGTTTAAAACTATAAGTAATATTTGATAATCATGTCATCTACCTGCCGTTGGCCTTGGCTGGTTTTCATTTCTCCTCATGACAGTAACCTAatgggttagctagctagctaactagcgcCGTACTTTTAAGACTTCTTGAAAGGCAAGGGCCTCAAAAACGATTATTATTTATCTTACATGTGTAACATTAGAACTGCTGTCACGGAAAATACCACTGCGTATTTACACGACACACTAGGCTAGGTCcgctagctagcattagctaccTATGCTAATTCACGATATCTGCAGTACTGCCCGGTCATGTTAAAGCTAGCTAACGACTAACGAGTCAAACTCTCGGAAAAAAGCCACAGTAGCGATTTCAGGCGCACTTAAAACGTCAACGACAGACGCCAAACGCCTCCTCTGGATAACCAGGGCTAAGGAGTGAGTTTGGAAAGTGTGCTTAAACTCTAGTTGAGGACTGTTTTCTCCATCTTCTCCGTCAGCGGGGTCCCTCACTGCGCTTCAGCCGCGACAAACCAGAGCGCGAGGCGGCGGTCCTTCGCTCTGCGCGGGAAAGTATACCTGCCGCCAAACCCGCGCGCGAGGCTCAAAGCCTCAGCGCTGTAGTGAAGAGGGCCTTAAAACCTGCCCGCTTCTACCATCGCTAACTGACACGTACGCATAGACACACATTATATTCTGTTTGTTGATTCTTTGCACCTGCAATGCTAACGTTTGTGTTCACGTTTAGTTGGCTCACCTCCACATTTACAATCATCAGGACGTGAATCAAGGTCTCTCTCTCGTTCAGATGCAGTGTTCTGTGTTCTTGACTGTCCTTAGTCGTCCAAACCAGGAACTGTGTATCCTCAGAATCCCTATCAGTTCATTTTCAGCTGTCTGCCATCTTACCCATCTCCCTGCACACCTAAACCCAGTCCTGGACTAGCCAGCATTTACAATGTAATCTAGAAAATATAGTCCAGAACTAGACTTAATCCATATCTGGGAAACTCCACCAATAGTATCTTTCCAaccattaaataattaattaatgtctATTAAAAGAATGAAGCAACTCAACAAACCACTTTTAATAAACTCTCTTTATTATGCAAGTTGTAAGAGTTCTTGGTCTCAGTTttataattcattaataaacCGTGATTGTGATTTTACTGTGATCCTATGCTACAAGAACCACATCTCATTATATTCAGTCTCTGCCCACATTATGGGTCTCTGTTGGCCGGTCAATGCGATAAATGAAATCAGCTGGGAGAAAGTAGCCCAGGTATTCCACTGTGTTTGGGGTTGTGTCTATGTAGTAGTGGCCTCCCTCACCGTGATGACTGAAGCCATGGGTGTGCTCCAGCCTCAGATCCAAACCCTGATGAAAAACAAATGGACAATGAATAgtattatatactattatatggcattatattacataattatataaaattatgaattacatttcttttttgtacTGACAGGTGGAACCTTTCTCTTTCCCATTTGTTTTGGTGTCAGGAATTTATCAAAATCCAATTGGATTGAGTTGTTTGAGTATGAGTAAGTGCACATTAACACAGTGACcgttaaaagaaagaaaatacaaacaaatgtatatttttatatctgGGCGCAGCTGAGACCAGAGTCTGAATTTGGTGTGATCCAAGAAATGTCTTTAGACCAAATTACAAGGGCCTGAGGCCTGACTTGAGTACTACAGCACTACTAAAGAACCTAGATTTACTGAAATAACACAATTTGGGTTTGAAGACTCGAAAGACTTGGAAATAAAGATAAAGAcctatattaatataaattccCAGTTAGAGCAGCACAAATTA
Coding sequences within it:
- the spata22 gene encoding uncharacterized protein spata22 isoform X2, with amino-acid sequence MYSGSSIGYAQASTNRVPLTQRSEWNQRANLQPEQAKAWPTTSSFSTGQGCAPIPHPHKPTYNRSNTEMQRHPNRQGSMATAQNCRLDGFSSVSGTNQAQLRPFNGKQPVKQQSFSRQTNPPRASFNTQKLVPAPSHSQGPGPQSQNTQWKFKSVGHTSAGMWVEDTFGISGSENSLQQQKSTVSEAKPETKNSLRILTAVIQGMQHWSQFKDKVPMLFEIFATLDSAVTVGKYGAKNFLLRDGKGVVPCVYYEIDQTLPRLIRGQVHRCIGNYDRHKNILTCVSVRPASSSEQRNAQEAVKTSDTEMRNVVQALTEM
- the spata22 gene encoding spermatogenesis-associated protein 22 isoform X1 — encoded protein: MRRNENQPRPTAGCLSVPLFNQKKRSRLPLTSNPSENEMYSGSSIGYAQASTNRVPLTQRSEWNQRANLQPEQAKAWPTTSSFSTGQGCAPIPHPHKPTYNRSNTEMQRHPNRQGSMATAQNCRLDGFSSVSGTNQAQLRPFNGKQPVKQQSFSRQTNPPRASFNTQKLVPAPSHSQGPGPQSQNTQWKFKSVGHTSAGMWVEDTFGISGSENSLQQQKSTVSEAKPETKNSLRILTAVIQGMQHWSQFKDKVPMLFEIFATLDSAVTVGKYGAKNFLLRDGKGVVPCVYYEIDQTLPRLIRGQVHRCIGNYDRHKNILTCVSVRPASSSEQRNAQEAVKTSDTEMRNVVQALTEM
- the spata22 gene encoding spermatogenesis-associated protein 22 isoform X3, which codes for MRRNENQPRPTAGCLSVPLFNQKKRSRLPLTSNPSENEMYSGSSIGYAQASTNRVPLTQRSEWNQRANLQPEQAKAWPTTSSFSTGQGCAPIPHPHKPTYNRSNTEMQRHPNRQGSMATAQNCRLDGFSSVSGTNQAQLRPFNGKQPVKQQSFSRQTNPPRASFNTQKLVPAPSHSQGPGPQSQNTQWKFKSVGHTSAGMWVEDTFGISGSENSLQQQKSTVSEAKPETKNSLRILTAVIQGMQHWSQFKDKVPMLFEIFGPDAASADPGSGASLHRELRQTQKHSHLCVSAASLFLRAEKCSRSCEDVRH